In Mytilus edulis chromosome 4, xbMytEdul2.2, whole genome shotgun sequence, the following proteins share a genomic window:
- the LOC139521588 gene encoding uncharacterized protein KIAA1958 homolog: protein MSLNEVLERGKRVRLLSGEEGVILAENENFGFPLWEIKLNDGKIITEARYRFDVLIDPHEVPKEPVIPSSPPAVTEELLQLFQSQMYDSDDSDMQTVTVLPDLPPPPTNNEKSLQPVQKDTTMSKYVRQFVPIDEEEVDIFIANQENRGTLKKTTSDLRTLVQFLERKNERREIHNIPPKELNILLSQFFISARKSDGENYEPATLKGQFCSFNRFLKRHDYGHDLTKSIEFCKTRDALTAKQVDLKKMGKGNGTGKADVLTDADIDALFSSGQLGLSNPTALLHTVWFCNTVYFGLRGVTEHYQMRWGDVKLCKDHKNNEYIQMNERNTKTRTGTDVKNKREIPQRAWANLTDQTRCPVEAYKLYKSKRPVNFSKPEDPFYIQENTNPNKSTRWYKSQIVGVNKLGKFMKIMAEKSGIIKEVENRTEIDDQDEGAERHLTNHSARRFMLQKLDDAGVEHNHIKQISGHRNIQSISSYSKLNPSKHKEIASCILGGCDDRIQASQTLVTIDNNMGERNVHQITTTSERQISVGQGQVAPAGLNYIFGAPIYGGTFNINIHSVPDNNPQQRKRRRVIFDSDSSQE, encoded by the exons aTGTCTCTGAACGAAGTTCTAGAAAGGGGAAAAAGAGTTAGACTTCTCTCGGGTGAAGAGGGTGTTATACTAGCTGAAAATGAAAACTTTGGGTTCCCGTTATGGGAAATCAAACTAAATGATGGGAAAATTATCACTGAAGCCAGATACAGATTTGACGTTCTAATTGATCCtcatgaggtaccaaaagaaccAGTAATTCCTTCCTCCCCTCCTGCAGTAACAGAAGAACTTCTGCAACTTTTTCAATCTCAAATGTATGATTCTGATGATTCTGACATGCAGACAGTTACAGTCCTACCAGATCTCCCCCCTCCTCCAACAAACAATGAAAAATCACTTCAACCTGTTCAAAAAGATACCACTATGTCTAAATATGTTAGGCAGTTTGTTCCGATTGATGAAGAAGAGGTTGATATTTTTATAGCCAATCAGGAAAATAGAGGTACCTTGAAAAAAACTACATCAGACCTTCGCACACTTGTACAGTTCTTagagagaaaaaatgaaagaagGGAAATACACAACATTCCACCCAAAGAATTGAACATCTTACTTAGCCAATTTTTCATATCTGCCAGAAAAAGTGACGGAGAAAACTATGAACCAGCAACATTAAAAGGCCAGTTTTGCAGTTTCAACCGATTCCTTAAGCGCCATGATTATGGACATGATCTTACCAAAAGTATAGAGTTTTGCAAAACTAGAGATGCACTTACAGCTAAACAGGTAGACTTGAAAAAAATGGGTAAGGGAAATGGAACTGGCAAGGCAGATGTGTTAACTGATGCAGATATTGATGCCTTGTTCAGCAGTGGACAGCTGGGATTATCAAATCCAACTGCATTACTCCATACAGTTTGGTTTTGTAATACCGTTTACTTTGGGCTTCGTGGTGTTACAGAGCATTATCAGATGAGGTGGGGAGATGTAAAACTTTGTaaagatcacaaaaataatgaatatatacaaatgaatgaaagaaatacaaaaacCAGGACAGGAACAGATGTGAAAAATAAAAGGGAAATACCTCAGAGGGCTTGGGCCAATTTGACTGACCAGACAAGATGTCCTGTTGAGGCCTACAAGTTGTACAAATCAAAGCGTCCTGTAAATTTCTCCAAACCTGAGGATCCATTTTACATCCAAGAGAATACAAACCCAAATAAGTCCACAAGATGGTACAAAAGTCAGATAGTGGGAGTAAATAAGCTGGGCAAGTTTATGAAGATAATGGCAGAAAAATCAG GTATTATAAAAGAAGTGGAAAACAGGACTGAAATTGATGATCAGGATGAGGGAGCAGAAAGGCATCTAACAAATCATTCTGCTCGACGTTTTATGCTCCAGAAGCTGGATGATGCAGGAGTCGAGCATAACCATATAAAGCAG ATATCTGGACACAGAAATATCCAAAGCATTTCTAGCTATTCTAAACTTAATCCAAGTAAACATAAAGAAATCGCCAGTTGTATTCTTGGTGGCTGCGATGACAGAATTCAGGCATCACAAACATTGGTCACGATAGACAATAACATGGGAGAGAGAAATGTCCATCAAATAACAACAACATCCGAGAGGCAGATCTCAGTTGGACAAGGTCAAGTCGCACCTGCCGGGCTTAACTATATTTTCGGGGCCCCAATATATGGAGGAACATTCAACATCAACATACATAGCGTACCTGACAATAACCCTCAGCAAAGGAAACGTAGGAGGGTCATATTTGACAGTGATAGTTCCCAGGAATAA